Proteins co-encoded in one Parascardovia denticolens DSM 10105 = JCM 12538 genomic window:
- a CDS encoding nucleoside deaminase, which produces MIDSPSPWFPFMALAQAQARAAGLAGDVPVGAVLVDPQGKVLAQSGNGRQRGKGPLSHAEIEVMQAGAAAWGSWNLEGCTLVVTLEPCPMCAGAAVSAHLGRIVFGAWDQKMGACGSVWDIPRDPHIGFQPEVVGGVGEAECQSLLTNFFRARRATPE; this is translated from the coding sequence ATGATCGACTCCCCTTCCCCCTGGTTCCCCTTCATGGCTCTGGCTCAGGCCCAGGCCCGGGCGGCCGGCCTGGCAGGGGACGTCCCAGTCGGGGCCGTTCTGGTGGACCCGCAAGGGAAGGTCCTGGCCCAAAGCGGCAATGGCCGGCAAAGGGGAAAGGGGCCTTTGTCCCACGCCGAAATCGAAGTCATGCAGGCCGGGGCCGCCGCCTGGGGGAGCTGGAATCTGGAGGGCTGCACCCTGGTGGTCACCCTGGAACCCTGCCCCATGTGCGCCGGGGCCGCGGTCAGCGCCCATCTGGGCCGCATCGTCTTCGGAGCCTGGGATCAGAAGATGGGGGCCTGCGGGTCGGTCTGGGACATCCCCCGGGACCCTCATATCGGCTTCCAGCCCGAAGTCGTCGGGGGAGTGGGGGAGGCGGAATGCCAGAGCCTGCTGACGAATTTCTTTCGCGCTCGCAGAGCCACGCCCGAGTGA
- a CDS encoding helix-turn-helix domain-containing protein: MDSDDKLRKRRALGDALRRLRANRRLSQEDLALEAAVDRSYLGRIERGEAAMSVDKIWQICQALEVSPVELFTQAMAQEKLLRDKEGLRDKENKKRRRRPGAGLAGSQNQGKPVK, translated from the coding sequence ATGGACTCTGACGACAAACTGCGCAAAAGAAGGGCTCTGGGGGACGCCTTGCGGCGTTTGCGCGCCAATCGTCGGCTCAGCCAGGAGGATTTGGCCTTGGAGGCCGCGGTCGACCGCTCTTATCTGGGCAGGATCGAACGTGGGGAGGCGGCCATGAGCGTGGACAAGATCTGGCAGATCTGTCAGGCCCTGGAGGTCAGCCCCGTGGAGCTTTTCACCCAGGCCATGGCCCAGGAGAAGCTTTTGCGGGACAAGGAAGGCCTGCGCGACAAAGAGAATAAAAAGAGAAGGAGACGGCCAGGCGCCGGCCTGGCAGGTTCGCAAAATCAAGGAAAACCGGTAAAATAG
- a CDS encoding FhaA domain-containing protein, whose translation MGFLDKFEKSIGGAVNGVFSKFGSKDLQPVDLSSALEREIDSQAMAVRGDRTVAPNEYRFKLSTPDFDHIEQWGSETLANELADNLTKYAESQHYAFVGSVVVIFEEDLNLARGDYKLTSESVQGNAAPVTTDSDNKDCPILEINGRQYLLTADKTVIGRGSNCDIVIDDPGISRHHLEIDITDKGVIARDMGSTNGTFVEGHQVPAATLVDGNTITIGRTRILFWASSQVQQ comes from the coding sequence ATGGGCTTTCTCGACAAATTCGAAAAAAGCATCGGAGGCGCCGTCAACGGCGTATTCTCCAAGTTTGGCTCCAAGGACCTGCAGCCGGTAGACCTTTCCAGCGCCTTGGAACGCGAAATCGACTCCCAGGCCATGGCCGTGCGCGGAGACAGGACCGTGGCCCCCAATGAATACCGGTTCAAACTGTCCACCCCCGACTTCGACCATATCGAACAGTGGGGGTCCGAGACCCTGGCCAACGAGCTGGCCGACAATCTGACCAAATACGCCGAAAGCCAGCATTACGCCTTCGTGGGATCGGTCGTGGTCATCTTCGAGGAGGACTTGAACCTGGCCCGGGGCGACTACAAACTGACCAGCGAATCCGTGCAGGGGAACGCCGCCCCGGTGACCACCGACAGCGACAACAAGGATTGCCCGATTCTGGAAATCAACGGGCGCCAGTACCTGCTGACGGCCGACAAGACCGTCATCGGCCGCGGGTCCAACTGCGACATCGTCATCGACGACCCCGGCATCTCCCGTCACCATCTGGAGATCGACATCACCGACAAAGGGGTGATCGCCCGCGACATGGGGTCCACCAACGGGACCTTCGTGGAAGGGCATCAGGTGCCGGCTGCTACACTGGTGGATGGAAACACCATCACCATTGGCCGCACCCGCATCCTCTTCTGGGCTTCCTCCCAGGTGCAGCAGTAG
- a CDS encoding FHA domain-containing protein FhaB/FipA: protein MTDLTFAVMKYGFLILLWIFVFLAIQSLRKDVAQMSPAPRKRAERNKSSQSLPRAGSNAGQDMGAGAAPTPDRPVTPSMPYDESGPRSTSRTTAPAANGPTPVRKASVLTIIDGPLSGTTYTLGSQPITIGRAPDNTVILKDEFASSHHARVYIDPTSGRWAIEDLGSTNGTVVDGMRMTQPVILPSGVPVRIGGTTFELR, encoded by the coding sequence ATGACAGATTTAACCTTCGCCGTGATGAAGTACGGGTTCCTCATCCTCTTGTGGATATTCGTCTTCCTGGCCATTCAGTCCCTGCGCAAGGACGTGGCACAGATGAGTCCGGCGCCCCGCAAACGCGCCGAGCGGAACAAGTCGTCCCAATCCTTGCCGCGAGCGGGTTCCAACGCCGGCCAGGACATGGGCGCCGGCGCCGCGCCCACCCCCGATCGGCCGGTGACCCCCAGCATGCCTTATGACGAATCCGGGCCCCGGTCCACCAGCCGGACGACGGCCCCGGCTGCCAACGGGCCAACCCCCGTGCGCAAGGCCAGCGTCCTCACCATCATCGACGGGCCCCTCTCGGGTACCACGTATACTTTGGGCTCCCAGCCGATCACCATCGGCCGGGCCCCTGACAACACCGTCATCCTCAAAGACGAATTCGCCTCCTCCCACCATGCCCGAGTCTACATCGACCCCACCAGCGGCCGATGGGCCATCGAAGACCTCGGCTCCACCAACGGGACCGTGGTCGACGGCATGCGCATGACTCAACCGGTCATCCTCCCCTCCGGAGTGCCCGTCCGCATTGGCGGAACGACCTTCGAGTTGAGATAG
- a CDS encoding BofC C-terminal domain-containing protein: protein MASLPLILSSSTVSDIGYVRHDNQDSSFAGEHLVTVCDGMGGHAGGDTASTIAIRSLAHIEGVTGVNPNGMADMMVTSIIAAHDAIVGKAKRERKLAGMGTTVVALRMVDDFWVLAHIGDSRAYLLREGKLIRGTKDHSYVQHLVDTGRITPEQAKSHSQRNVVMRVLGDFDIDPRPDVSIRTALPGDRWMLCSDGLCGVLEDATIREVLLGTPDLQKCAQKLVSMALKAGSTDNVTIAIVEAHQAANSEDATRPHQVPLLGGAASKAPQPIADIIDSPVAIAPPLRENEDSPASRAAALAHTRPHADSGSSSSSSSAGSGAAEGNERSRESKTEGSKGSPADKVLQITLPHSAHEEGAVPETGEIPIVQKANGILSDDPHDPQVKEAVRVEASKAARKAHKHKVVTRTGKALGTLLLIAALALGAMGTYRWFQQRYYLGEADGVVAIYRGVPTNIFGFSLSRVEEKTDIQVSDLPSAWQDQLERGISVDSLAAAYDHIKPIEKEAKANKANQSKKTTASPSPSGKRSPSSKSTSKS from the coding sequence ATGGCATCGTTACCCCTCATCCTGAGTTCCAGCACCGTATCCGACATCGGCTACGTGCGGCACGACAACCAAGACTCCTCCTTCGCCGGGGAGCATCTGGTGACCGTGTGCGACGGCATGGGCGGGCACGCGGGAGGCGACACGGCCTCCACCATCGCCATCCGGTCCCTGGCCCACATCGAAGGGGTAACCGGGGTCAACCCCAATGGCATGGCGGACATGATGGTCACCTCCATCATCGCCGCCCACGACGCCATCGTGGGCAAGGCCAAACGCGAACGCAAGCTGGCCGGCATGGGGACCACCGTCGTGGCCTTGCGAATGGTCGACGATTTCTGGGTCCTGGCCCATATCGGCGACTCTCGGGCCTACCTCTTGCGGGAGGGAAAACTCATCCGCGGCACCAAAGACCACAGCTACGTGCAACACTTGGTGGATACCGGCCGGATCACCCCCGAACAGGCGAAAAGCCACTCCCAGCGCAACGTGGTCATGCGGGTCCTGGGCGATTTCGACATCGACCCCCGGCCTGATGTCTCCATCCGCACCGCCCTGCCCGGCGACCGGTGGATGCTCTGTTCCGACGGCCTGTGCGGGGTCTTGGAGGACGCCACCATCCGCGAGGTCCTCCTGGGGACCCCGGACCTGCAGAAATGCGCGCAGAAACTGGTCTCCATGGCTTTGAAGGCCGGCAGCACCGACAACGTGACCATAGCCATCGTGGAGGCCCATCAGGCGGCCAACAGCGAAGACGCCACCCGACCCCACCAAGTCCCCCTATTGGGAGGGGCGGCCAGCAAGGCCCCCCAGCCCATAGCGGACATCATCGATTCCCCGGTGGCCATCGCCCCTCCTTTGCGGGAGAATGAAGACTCCCCCGCTTCCCGGGCGGCGGCCTTAGCGCACACAAGGCCTCACGCCGACTCCGGTTCTTCATCCTCTTCATCCTCAGCGGGGTCCGGTGCGGCGGAAGGAAACGAGAGAAGCCGCGAATCAAAGACGGAAGGGTCAAAGGGAAGCCCTGCGGATAAGGTCCTGCAAATCACCCTCCCCCACAGCGCCCATGAGGAAGGGGCCGTGCCAGAAACGGGCGAAATCCCCATAGTCCAGAAGGCGAACGGGATTCTATCCGACGACCCCCATGACCCTCAGGTCAAGGAAGCGGTCAGAGTGGAGGCCAGCAAGGCGGCCCGGAAGGCCCATAAACACAAGGTCGTCACCCGAACCGGCAAGGCCTTGGGGACCCTGCTTCTCATCGCCGCCCTCGCCTTGGGGGCCATGGGAACCTACCGGTGGTTCCAACAGCGTTATTATCTGGGCGAAGCGGATGGGGTGGTCGCCATCTACCGGGGCGTGCCTACCAACATCTTCGGTTTCAGCCTGTCCCGGGTGGAAGAGAAGACGGACATCCAGGTGTCCGACCTGCCTTCCGCCTGGCAGGACCAACTGGAAAGAGGGATTTCTGTGGATTCCCTGGCGGCGGCTTACGACCACATCAAACCGATCGAAAAGGAAGCAAAGGCCAACAAGGCCAACCAATCCAAGAAGACGACGGCCTCCCCCTCGCCTTCCGGCAAGCGATCCCCTTCGTCAAAGTCAACGAGCAAGTCATAG
- a CDS encoding FtsW/RodA/SpoVE family cell cycle protein: MIVNRVKQFFWLLFVILISALGLFQMFMRTEGTIPHNYLVAFGLLLLVIVASWIVLAIRQKYASHIIFFCVLLLALTGITEIVRIDSEDRFLGSGPTKAGMNQIVWLILALVLCSCLAAALRNYRILRKFTYTSMVIGLLLMFSPLVPGLGKTINGARIWIGFGSRTVQPAEFAKLFIAIFFAGYLFDHRDQLAVGGKKFLGLRFPRLRDFGPILVVWAACMGVLVMQRDLGTALLFFAMFICMLYVATGHSSWILIGLIFFALSAFIASRLFGHVQNRITGWLHPFDPAVYGAPGGSEQLVTGIFGLAAGGAFGTGLGHGYPALTPMANSDFIYSSLGEELGLVGLLGILCLYLIIICAGIVTAMRIKDGFGKLLISGLVFTMAFQVFIVVGGITLVIPMTGLTLPFMAAGGSSLTANMLLIFLVLVISNDAHKPPQDKMSDTVAMEALQALQANERRREREEALRAQREEDLKSQGAHSPKVIDATEDSRPTQALPLVATHQVPRPDAQDGPAETGPEVEQAEAGSETEVIAQDGTTNEFTEVRADEQ; the protein is encoded by the coding sequence ATGATCGTCAATCGAGTCAAACAGTTCTTCTGGCTGCTTTTCGTCATCCTCATCTCCGCCTTGGGCCTCTTCCAGATGTTCATGCGGACCGAGGGGACCATCCCCCACAACTACCTGGTCGCCTTCGGCCTCCTCCTGCTGGTGATCGTCGCCTCTTGGATCGTCCTGGCCATCAGGCAGAAGTACGCCTCGCACATCATCTTCTTCTGCGTCCTCTTGCTGGCCTTGACCGGGATAACCGAGATCGTCCGCATCGACAGCGAAGACCGCTTCCTGGGCAGCGGGCCGACCAAGGCGGGGATGAACCAGATCGTCTGGCTGATCCTGGCCCTGGTCCTCTGCTCCTGCCTGGCCGCGGCCCTGCGCAACTACCGGATCCTGCGCAAATTCACCTATACCAGCATGGTCATCGGTCTCCTGCTCATGTTCTCCCCCCTGGTCCCGGGCCTGGGCAAGACCATCAACGGAGCCCGCATCTGGATCGGCTTCGGCTCCCGCACGGTGCAGCCGGCCGAATTCGCCAAGCTTTTCATCGCCATCTTCTTCGCCGGCTACCTCTTCGACCATAGGGACCAATTGGCCGTGGGAGGCAAGAAGTTCCTAGGCCTGCGCTTCCCCCGCCTGCGCGACTTCGGCCCCATCCTGGTGGTCTGGGCCGCCTGCATGGGGGTCCTGGTCATGCAGAGGGACCTGGGCACGGCCCTGCTTTTCTTCGCCATGTTCATCTGCATGCTTTACGTGGCCACCGGCCATTCCAGCTGGATCCTCATCGGCCTCATCTTTTTCGCCCTGTCCGCCTTCATAGCCAGCAGGCTTTTCGGGCATGTGCAGAACCGCATCACCGGCTGGCTCCACCCCTTCGACCCGGCCGTCTACGGGGCACCGGGCGGGTCCGAACAGCTGGTGACCGGCATCTTCGGCCTGGCCGCCGGGGGGGCCTTCGGCACCGGCCTGGGCCACGGATACCCGGCCCTGACCCCCATGGCCAATTCCGACTTCATCTACTCCTCCTTGGGCGAGGAGCTGGGCCTGGTCGGCCTGCTGGGCATCCTCTGCCTTTACCTGATCATCATCTGCGCCGGGATCGTCACCGCCATGCGGATCAAGGACGGCTTCGGCAAACTGCTCATCTCCGGCCTGGTCTTCACCATGGCCTTCCAGGTCTTCATCGTGGTCGGGGGGATCACCCTGGTCATCCCCATGACCGGCCTGACCTTGCCTTTCATGGCCGCCGGCGGGTCCAGCCTGACCGCCAACATGCTCCTCATCTTCCTGGTCCTGGTCATCTCCAACGACGCCCACAAACCCCCACAGGACAAAATGTCCGACACCGTGGCCATGGAGGCCCTCCAGGCCCTGCAGGCCAACGAGCGCAGGCGGGAGCGGGAGGAAGCCTTGCGGGCTCAGCGGGAAGAGGACCTCAAATCGCAAGGAGCCCACTCCCCCAAGGTCATCGACGCCACGGAAGACAGCCGACCCACCCAGGCCTTGCCTTTGGTCGCCACCCATCAGGTCCCCCGGCCCGACGCCCAGGATGGCCCGGCCGAGACAGGCCCGGAGGTTGAGCAGGCAGAAGCCGGAAGCGAGACCGAGGTCATCGCCCAGGACGGGACCACGAACGAATTCACGGAGGTGAGAGCGGATGAACAATAA
- a CDS encoding peptidoglycan D,D-transpeptidase FtsI family protein yields the protein MNNNLRRIFNIVIALIVILGISSSLMTVVFSNRLNADSRNSRALYSEFATDRGPILAGDGETVLAQSVKVKDAYQYQRQYPAGEVYAPITGFFSVTQRARYGVEASRNQQLSGMSDSLWLGRLKALIEGQANRGAIVETSINPKLQNLAYQLLQGRSGAVVAIEPSTGRILAMVSTPSYNPNLLASHNGGSANEAWNRLAAGSTSPIINKATRQLYAPGSTFKIVVAAAALESGKYTMDSQIPAGSSFTLPNTSTKLINATPSADGVGGKISLADALAYSSNTAFAQLAIALGKDAVASEAKKLGFGSSITIDGTETGGTPMRSVPAVFPDVTGDDRLALASIGQGDTLETPLLNAMIAATVANKGVMLHPTLVDRVRSSDLSIISERSTTTMSEGFSTKTADTLTTMMQGVVTKESTNLTIPGISVAAKTGTAQVGVNNSSINAWVSGFAPADNPKIAISVLVANAGDFGALSAGPIMKQMMEAYLK from the coding sequence ATGAACAATAATCTTCGCCGGATTTTCAACATCGTCATCGCCCTCATCGTGATCCTGGGCATCTCCAGCAGCCTCATGACGGTGGTCTTCTCCAACCGGCTCAACGCCGATTCCCGCAATTCCCGCGCCTTATACAGCGAATTCGCCACCGACCGCGGCCCCATCCTGGCCGGGGACGGGGAGACCGTCCTGGCCCAGTCGGTCAAGGTCAAAGACGCCTACCAATACCAACGCCAGTACCCGGCGGGAGAGGTCTACGCCCCCATCACCGGTTTCTTCTCCGTCACCCAAAGGGCCCGGTACGGGGTGGAAGCCAGCCGGAACCAACAGCTGAGCGGGATGAGCGACAGCCTCTGGCTGGGCCGGCTCAAGGCCCTGATCGAAGGCCAGGCCAACCGGGGGGCCATCGTGGAGACCTCCATCAACCCCAAGCTGCAGAACCTGGCCTACCAGCTCCTGCAAGGCCGGTCCGGGGCCGTCGTGGCCATCGAACCTTCCACCGGCCGCATCCTGGCCATGGTGAGCACCCCCAGCTACAACCCCAACCTCCTGGCCAGCCACAACGGGGGAAGCGCCAACGAGGCTTGGAACCGCCTGGCCGCAGGGTCCACCAGCCCCATCATCAACAAGGCCACCCGGCAGCTGTACGCCCCGGGCTCCACCTTCAAGATCGTCGTGGCCGCCGCCGCCCTGGAAAGCGGCAAATACACCATGGACTCCCAGATCCCGGCCGGCTCCTCCTTCACCCTGCCCAACACTTCGACCAAACTGATCAACGCCACCCCCTCGGCGGACGGGGTCGGGGGCAAGATCTCCCTGGCCGACGCCCTGGCTTATTCCTCCAACACGGCCTTCGCCCAACTGGCCATCGCCTTGGGCAAGGACGCCGTGGCCTCTGAGGCCAAGAAACTGGGCTTCGGCTCCTCCATCACCATCGATGGCACCGAGACGGGCGGCACCCCCATGCGGTCCGTCCCCGCGGTCTTCCCCGACGTCACCGGCGACGACCGCCTGGCCCTCGCCTCCATCGGTCAGGGGGACACCCTGGAGACCCCCCTGCTCAACGCCATGATCGCCGCCACCGTGGCCAACAAAGGCGTCATGCTCCATCCCACCCTGGTGGACCGGGTCCGTTCCAGCGACCTGTCCATCATTTCGGAACGTTCCACCACCACCATGTCCGAAGGCTTCTCGACCAAGACCGCGGACACCTTGACCACCATGATGCAAGGGGTCGTCACCAAGGAAAGCACGAACCTGACCATCCCCGGGATCTCCGTGGCCGCCAAGACCGGGACCGCCCAGGTGGGGGTCAACAACTCCTCCATCAACGCCTGGGTGAGCGGCTTCGCCCCGGCCGACAACCCCAAGATCGCCATCTCCGTCCTGGTCGCCAATGCCGGCGATTTTGGCGCCCTGTCCGCCGGGCCTATCATGAAACAGATGATGGAGGCCTACCTGAAATGA
- a CDS encoding serine/threonine-protein kinase, translating to MRLVEGQLIHRRYRLDRRLAQGGMGEVWKGYDIELRRPVAIKALRSDLSEEDSKLQRLRIEAHNSANLAHPNIAALFEYYENDGIGYIIMEYIPSPSLSDIYKARGAIKPTRLLPVLIQTARGLYVAHSHGVIHRDVKPANVMVSHEGEVKITDFGVSRSTDQGQITQDGMVVGTAQYISPEQAQGDPATPQSDIYSLGVVAYEGLCGHRPFTGRTPVDIAAAHVNSPVPPMPDTIDKELRDYVMRMLAKDPHDRPKTALDVARSLGKIERRLLDEEAHEATGEFTQLTNGLIPRTTKSDFVIPRYLMLRDGTIVDQYENTVVDRAQLEPGSAPANGLRKDTEDADRLTEREGAQ from the coding sequence ATGAGACTTGTAGAAGGACAACTGATCCACCGCCGTTACCGGCTGGACCGCCGCCTGGCCCAAGGGGGCATGGGCGAAGTCTGGAAAGGGTACGACATCGAGCTGCGCCGGCCCGTGGCCATCAAGGCCTTGCGCAGCGACCTGTCCGAAGAGGATTCCAAGCTGCAACGTCTGCGCATCGAAGCGCATAATTCGGCCAATCTGGCTCACCCCAACATCGCCGCCTTGTTCGAGTATTACGAGAACGACGGGATCGGCTACATCATCATGGAATACATCCCCAGCCCCTCCCTGTCCGACATCTACAAGGCCCGGGGGGCCATCAAGCCCACCCGGCTCCTGCCCGTCCTCATCCAGACCGCCCGGGGGCTCTACGTGGCCCACAGCCACGGGGTCATCCACCGCGACGTGAAGCCGGCCAACGTCATGGTCTCCCACGAAGGCGAAGTGAAGATCACCGATTTCGGGGTCTCCCGATCCACCGACCAGGGGCAGATCACCCAGGACGGCATGGTGGTGGGCACGGCCCAATACATCTCCCCGGAACAGGCCCAAGGCGACCCGGCCACCCCCCAATCCGACATCTACTCCTTGGGCGTGGTGGCTTATGAAGGCCTCTGCGGCCACCGGCCTTTCACCGGCCGGACCCCGGTGGACATTGCGGCCGCCCACGTGAATTCGCCCGTCCCCCCCATGCCCGACACGATCGACAAGGAACTGCGGGACTACGTGATGCGCATGCTGGCCAAAGACCCCCATGACCGCCCCAAGACGGCCCTGGACGTGGCCCGCAGCCTGGGGAAGATCGAACGCCGCCTCCTGGACGAAGAGGCCCACGAAGCCACGGGGGAGTTCACCCAGTTAACCAACGGCTTGATTCCCCGCACGACCAAGAGCGATTTCGTGATCCCCCGCTACCTTATGCTGCGCGATGGGACCATCGTGGACCAATACGAAAACACCGTCGTCGACCGGGCCCAGCTGGAACCCGGCTCAGCCCCTGCGAATGGCCTGAGGAAAGACACTGAAGACGCGGACAGGCTGACAGAAAGGGAAGGTGCGCAATGA
- the pknB gene encoding Stk1 family PASTA domain-containing Ser/Thr kinase, whose protein sequence is MSMFIPQSLAGGRYTVGELIGHGGMAQVHIGTDTRLGRTVAIKIMRSDLAEDKIFLTRFRREARAVAQLNNPNIVSIYDSGEELLQDAAGRQVRVPYIVMEYIKGRTLRDIIKLSGSLSPQDAEQVMIGVLNALDYSHRMGIIHRDIKPGNIMISDQGTVKVMDFGIARALDDSSATMTQNQGVVGTAQYLSPEQARGEQVGTKSDIYSAGCVLYEMLTGKPPFTGDSAVAIAYQHVSETATPPSTLVPGLDKRWDAIAARAMSKDTSTRYDDAATFRQDIITMAHGGVPMAAVASPLSDLAKDSSAQAQTQTAVAPVDMPLPGSSDQPLEATSALPAAIQPETGAMAVLEDGQSEDDRPRALRRQEEEAAQKKRRNKKIAIAAIIGLLALAGVMFGLWYYFNSQSQLVSVPTIETSMSRTAAKEAVESAGLKFQAVDDNDSSAAKGTFTKQDPRGGTKLKKGSTVRVWFSTGPKSGTVPDVSGLSQTRAREVLTKAGFTITQTSTENSDTVAKDMVIRTDPAAGTQQAEGTSVILYISTGQTTVPSGLVGKSQASVVKTLNRKGFSTNIMQEESETVPSGSVTRVDPAEGTTVSQGSTITVYVSTGPKQVSVPSSSDDLSSTNGQSVKKTFTNAGFTSVSVHGSASDPVKSVTINGKSWDSAQGTSVPANSPVVITTEPASSPSPSDTPGGGSGNSGSSGSSSGSGSGGGSGSGNNP, encoded by the coding sequence ATGAGTATGTTTATCCCCCAATCCTTGGCAGGAGGCCGCTACACCGTCGGCGAGCTGATCGGCCACGGCGGCATGGCCCAGGTGCACATCGGCACCGACACCCGTCTGGGCCGCACGGTGGCCATCAAAATCATGAGGTCCGACCTGGCCGAAGACAAGATCTTCCTGACCCGCTTCCGCCGCGAGGCCCGGGCGGTGGCCCAGCTGAACAATCCCAACATCGTCTCCATCTACGACTCCGGCGAGGAACTCCTGCAGGACGCGGCCGGCCGGCAGGTCCGGGTGCCTTACATCGTCATGGAATACATCAAAGGCCGCACCCTGAGGGATATCATCAAGCTGTCCGGCTCTTTGAGCCCCCAGGACGCCGAACAGGTGATGATCGGGGTTCTCAACGCCTTGGATTACTCCCACAGGATGGGGATCATCCACCGGGATATCAAGCCCGGAAACATCATGATCAGCGACCAAGGCACGGTCAAGGTGATGGATTTCGGCATCGCCCGGGCCCTGGACGATTCCTCGGCCACCATGACCCAGAATCAGGGGGTGGTGGGCACGGCCCAGTACCTGAGCCCCGAGCAGGCCCGGGGCGAGCAGGTGGGGACCAAGTCCGACATCTATTCGGCCGGCTGCGTCCTCTATGAGATGCTGACCGGCAAGCCTCCTTTCACCGGGGACTCGGCTGTGGCCATCGCCTATCAGCATGTATCCGAAACGGCCACCCCGCCCAGCACCCTGGTTCCGGGGCTGGATAAGCGGTGGGACGCCATCGCGGCTCGGGCCATGAGCAAGGACACGTCCACCCGTTATGACGACGCGGCCACTTTCCGCCAAGACATCATCACCATGGCCCATGGAGGCGTTCCCATGGCGGCCGTCGCCTCCCCCTTGTCCGACCTTGCCAAGGACTCCTCCGCCCAGGCCCAGACCCAAACCGCCGTCGCCCCGGTCGACATGCCTCTGCCCGGTTCCTCCGACCAACCTCTGGAAGCGACCTCGGCCCTGCCGGCTGCCATCCAACCGGAGACAGGCGCCATGGCTGTCCTGGAAGACGGCCAGTCGGAAGACGACCGGCCCCGGGCCCTGCGCCGGCAGGAAGAAGAGGCCGCCCAGAAGAAGAGACGGAACAAGAAAATCGCCATCGCCGCCATCATCGGCCTTCTGGCCTTGGCTGGGGTCATGTTCGGCCTCTGGTATTACTTCAACTCCCAAAGCCAGCTGGTCAGCGTGCCGACCATCGAGACCAGCATGTCCCGTACGGCCGCCAAGGAAGCTGTGGAATCCGCCGGCCTCAAGTTCCAAGCCGTGGATGACAACGATTCCAGCGCCGCCAAAGGCACCTTCACCAAGCAAGACCCCCGGGGAGGCACCAAGCTGAAGAAAGGATCGACCGTGCGCGTCTGGTTCTCCACCGGCCCCAAATCCGGGACCGTCCCCGACGTCTCCGGCCTCAGCCAGACCCGGGCCCGCGAAGTCCTGACCAAGGCCGGCTTCACCATCACCCAGACCTCCACCGAGAATTCGGACACCGTGGCCAAAGACATGGTCATCAGGACCGACCCGGCCGCCGGCACCCAGCAGGCGGAAGGGACCTCGGTCATCCTTTACATCTCCACCGGACAGACCACCGTCCCCTCGGGCTTGGTGGGCAAAAGCCAGGCCAGCGTGGTCAAGACCTTGAACCGCAAGGGGTTCAGCACCAACATCATGCAGGAGGAATCGGAGACGGTCCCTTCGGGAAGCGTGACCCGGGTCGACCCGGCCGAGGGGACCACGGTCTCCCAGGGATCGACGATTACGGTCTACGTGTCCACCGGCCCCAAGCAGGTTTCGGTGCCTTCCTCCTCTGACGACCTGAGCTCCACCAACGGGCAAAGCGTGAAAAAGACCTTCACCAACGCCGGCTTCACCTCGGTGAGCGTTCACGGGAGCGCTTCCGACCCGGTGAAATCGGTGACGATCAACGGCAAATCATGGGATTCGGCGCAAGGGACGTCCGTCCCGGCCAACAGCCCGGTTGTGATCACCACCGAGCCGGCCAGCTCACCCTCCCCCAGCGACACCCCCGGCGGCGGGAGCGGAAACTCCGGGTCCAGCGGTTCCTCGTCAGGCTCAGGAAGCGGGGGCGGCTCAGGGTCAGGGAACAATCCGTGA